One window of Vitis riparia cultivar Riparia Gloire de Montpellier isolate 1030 chromosome 5, EGFV_Vit.rip_1.0, whole genome shotgun sequence genomic DNA carries:
- the LOC117915221 gene encoding uncharacterized protein LOC117915221, which yields MASIRERINSIKRTFIEGSVHSIDDTITFPPIDVNRVLQSHEDALILTLGVGGFDMRRILVDLSSSTDLLQMSTYRQISHLPSALENLRRLLSGFNRVTTTFLGDVVFLLQVDPITMNLAVRQYYQVELESGYPINEKTPPEPSNALQKLTKAGLLTALAPRPLFQLVPPQFRMDLHCAYH from the exons ATGGCTTCTATAAGAGAACGAATTAACTCCATCAAGCGCACATTCATTGAAGGAAGTGTGCATTCAATTGACGACACAATCACTTTCCCTCCAATAGATGTCAATCGGGTGTTGCAATCGCATGAAGACGCCTTGATCCTAACATTGGGAGTGGGTGGATTTGACATGCGGAGAATCCTAGTTGATCTAAGTAGTTCAACTGATCTCTTGCAAATGTCAACCTACAGGCAAATAAGCCACTTGCCATCTGCCCTAGAAAATCTAAGACGTCTGTTATCTGGATTTAATAGAGTTACAACAACCTTCCTAGGCGATGTTGTGTTTCTCCTCCAAGTTGACCCAATCACAATGAAC CTAGCCGTGCGACAATACTATCAGGTGGAGTTGGAGTCTGGATATCCGATCAATGAGAAGACGCCTCCGGAGCCATCGAAT GCTCTTCAGAAGCTCACAAAGGCTGGGTTATTGACAGCTCTTGCTCCTAGGCCGTTGTTTCAACTCGTCCCGCCACAGTTCAGGATGGATTTACATTGTGCATACCATTAA